From a single Bacillus sp. BGMRC 2118 genomic region:
- a CDS encoding HlyC/CorC family transporter, with protein MGVEVVILLILIIVNAFFAASEIALISLNDNKIRVMAESGDKKAKMLQQLLSEPSRFLATIQIGITLAGFLASAFAAGSFADPLADTLYEWGIPISRQLLGTISVIAITLILSYFTLVLGELVPKRLALQKAEEISMIAVMPLTILSKITSPFVALLTFSMNVIVRLFGVDPDAEDENITEEEIRMMVDVGKERGTIQETEKVMINNIFEFDNKTVSDIMTHRTNIVGIPIQYTLDETVKIVNEEKYTRFPIYDEHIDKIVGILHSKDLIQFLENCEVNNFSLSNLIRDPYFVLESKRIDDLFRDMQLNNVHMAIAIDEYGGTDGIVTIEDIIEEIVGNIFDEYDDPELDEDEVIELGPNLYVFYGTTNLYVVEDLLKITLPTEDYDTISGFVIGQLGYIPNGDEHPVVEHENILFTVEEMMDKRIMKVRVEVQENNEIEETD; from the coding sequence ATGGGAGTAGAAGTCGTTATACTTCTGATCTTAATTATAGTAAATGCTTTTTTTGCAGCATCAGAGATAGCGTTAATCTCACTGAATGACAATAAAATAAGAGTTATGGCAGAATCTGGAGATAAAAAGGCTAAAATGCTGCAACAGCTTTTATCGGAACCAAGCAGGTTTCTTGCAACAATCCAAATTGGTATTACGTTAGCAGGATTTTTAGCATCTGCATTTGCGGCAGGAAGCTTTGCTGATCCATTGGCCGATACGTTATATGAGTGGGGTATACCGATTTCGAGACAATTACTAGGAACAATCTCAGTGATTGCGATTACGCTTATACTTTCTTATTTCACACTCGTTTTAGGCGAGCTTGTTCCGAAACGATTAGCTCTGCAAAAGGCTGAGGAAATTTCAATGATAGCAGTTATGCCATTGACTATTTTATCGAAGATTACCTCCCCCTTTGTTGCATTGCTTACGTTCTCCATGAATGTAATTGTTAGACTTTTTGGAGTAGACCCGGATGCTGAAGATGAAAATATAACAGAAGAAGAAATTAGAATGATGGTCGACGTTGGGAAAGAGCGAGGTACCATTCAAGAAACAGAAAAAGTCATGATTAATAATATTTTTGAATTTGATAATAAAACAGTATCAGACATTATGACACATAGAACGAATATTGTCGGTATACCTATTCAGTATACTTTAGATGAAACGGTAAAAATAGTAAATGAAGAGAAGTATACACGCTTTCCAATATATGACGAACATATCGATAAAATTGTTGGTATTCTTCATTCAAAAGATTTAATACAGTTTTTAGAAAACTGTGAAGTAAATAATTTCTCGTTATCCAATCTTATCAGAGATCCTTATTTCGTCTTAGAATCTAAACGTATTGACGATTTATTTAGGGATATGCAATTGAATAATGTTCATATGGCCATCGCAATTGATGAGTATGGCGGGACAGATGGAATTGTAACGATTGAAGACATTATTGAGGAAATTGTGGGGAATATCTTTGATGAATACGATGATCCAGAATTAGATGAAGATGAAGTCATCGAGCTTGGTCCGAATTTATATGTATTTTATGGTACCACTAACCTTTATGTGGTGGAAGACTTGTTGAAGATCACATTGCCAACTGAGGACTATGACACAATTAGTGGGTTTGTTATCGGACAGCTCGGTTATATTCCAAATGGTGACGAGCATCCAGTTGTTGAACATGAGAATATTTTATTTACTGTTGAAGAGATGATGGATAAGAGAATAATGAAGGTTCGAGTAGAAGTTCAAGAGAACAATGAAATTGAGGAAACAGACTAA